A portion of the Parasedimentitalea marina genome contains these proteins:
- a CDS encoding cytochrome P460 family protein: MNLRHIAGIAAIAGVALTGAVVAQSNSGKVAEASFADDGAVMAPTDYRRWVFIGAPLTPNALNDGQASFPEFHNVYVEPSAFDHFAETGEWADGTQIAKELVMLREGSDCTEADGACFEVSGNGYFQGEFVGLELTIKDTGRFSDEPGGWVYYSFGHSGEPYAETAQAFPAESCNSCHESNADTDFVFTQFYPVLRAVQGN; encoded by the coding sequence ATGAACTTACGTCATATTGCAGGCATTGCGGCAATTGCAGGAGTCGCTCTGACCGGTGCGGTTGTGGCTCAATCCAACTCGGGCAAAGTTGCCGAAGCATCTTTTGCAGATGATGGGGCAGTGATGGCTCCGACTGACTACCGCCGTTGGGTTTTTATCGGTGCACCACTGACACCAAATGCTTTGAATGATGGTCAGGCGTCATTTCCTGAATTCCACAATGTATACGTGGAACCGTCGGCTTTTGACCATTTCGCCGAGACAGGTGAATGGGCAGATGGGACACAGATTGCCAAAGAACTGGTTATGCTCCGCGAAGGGAGTGACTGCACAGAGGCAGATGGGGCGTGTTTCGAAGTCTCCGGAAACGGGTATTTCCAGGGGGAGTTCGTTGGATTGGAACTGACGATCAAGGACACCGGGCGTTTCAGTGATGAGCCAGGCGGTTGGGTCTATTACAGTTTTGGGCACAGCGGCGAACCCTATGCTGAAACAGCACAAGCGTTCCCGGCGGAATCCTGCAATTCATGTCATGAATCCAATGCGGATACAGATTTTGTTTTCACGCAGTTCTATCCAGTACTGCGTGCGGTCCAGGGAAACTGA
- a CDS encoding cytochrome P460 family protein codes for MKIAAGCLALIGLIGVSPGLAQDFSVPTYGVVGPNGSIHMPDRNFRSSWPSLGAWTILDDGEAAGQHVVYTQPGVIEHYLEHGAFPDGAVLVKELLETETGNYTTGTAAYAAETTGWFVMVKDNHDRFEGNDLWGTGWGWAYFGADDRDLTTTENYRSECKSCHIPARKTDWIYVEAYPVLNAE; via the coding sequence ATGAAAATTGCAGCGGGCTGCCTCGCTCTGATCGGTTTGATTGGAGTATCTCCCGGGTTGGCACAGGATTTTTCTGTGCCAACTTATGGCGTTGTTGGGCCAAACGGCAGCATACATATGCCCGATAGGAATTTCCGATCCAGCTGGCCCTCGCTAGGGGCCTGGACCATTCTGGACGATGGTGAAGCTGCTGGACAGCATGTGGTCTATACTCAGCCGGGGGTTATTGAACATTATTTGGAACACGGTGCGTTCCCTGACGGCGCTGTTCTGGTGAAGGAACTTCTGGAAACCGAAACCGGCAATTACACAACCGGTACCGCAGCCTACGCGGCAGAGACAACCGGTTGGTTCGTGATGGTGAAGGACAACCATGACCGGTTTGAGGGCAATGATCTGTGGGGGACCGGTTGGGGTTGGGCCTATTTCGGGGCAGATGACCGTGATTTGACGACCACGGAAAATTACCGTTCCGAGTGTAAATCCTGTCATATACCAGCCCGGAAAACCGACTGGATTTACGTTGAAGCCTATCCGGTGTTGAACGCTGAATAG
- a CDS encoding FMN-binding glutamate synthase family protein, with protein MSEISNVVLSLLELLSYAFIFAVGAGVLWIVVLYIRDKTQTESTLRRNYPVVARFRYFFEHMGEFFRQYFFAQDREEMPFNRAERSWVYRAAKNVDSTVAFGSTRDLRPTGTVYFVNCPFPTLEQDAKEPSETMVGPYARQPYTTDSIFNISGMSYGAISVPAVRALAAGAKKAGIWINTGEGGLSPYHLESGADIVFQIGTGKFGVRKPKGGFDEDKLRAVAAHDAVRMFEIKLSQGAKPGKGGILPGAKVTKDIATIRGLDVGKDAISPNRHPEINSVDDLLDMISYVRNVTGKPVGFKAVIGAYGFFDSLCKEIMLRGPKSAPDFVTIDSADGGTGAAPMSLIDNMGMPLRESLPLAVDILTKYGLRDRVKICASGKLINPSEVAWAFCAGADFVKSARGFMFALGCIQALQCNKNTCPTGITTHNSKLQFGLDPTSKSERVANYAKNMKKEISVIAHSCGVAEPRLLKRYHARIVLDNGRSVSMDELFQEPERVQAAE; from the coding sequence ATGTCTGAGATATCAAACGTGGTTTTGAGTTTGCTGGAACTGCTGTCCTATGCTTTTATCTTCGCCGTCGGTGCGGGTGTCTTGTGGATCGTGGTGCTATACATCCGCGATAAGACACAAACAGAAAGCACGTTGCGCCGGAATTACCCGGTGGTCGCCCGCTTCCGGTATTTCTTTGAGCATATGGGGGAATTCTTCCGGCAGTACTTCTTTGCGCAAGACCGTGAAGAAATGCCGTTCAACAGGGCGGAGCGTTCGTGGGTTTACCGTGCTGCCAAAAACGTGGATTCCACGGTGGCCTTTGGGTCCACACGTGATTTGCGACCGACTGGTACCGTGTATTTTGTAAATTGCCCGTTTCCAACATTGGAACAGGATGCCAAAGAGCCGTCCGAAACCATGGTCGGACCCTATGCACGGCAGCCCTACACGACGGACTCCATTTTCAACATCTCAGGCATGAGCTATGGTGCAATTTCAGTTCCGGCCGTCCGGGCGCTGGCTGCAGGGGCCAAGAAGGCCGGTATCTGGATCAATACAGGTGAAGGCGGGTTGTCCCCCTATCACCTGGAAAGCGGCGCCGACATTGTTTTCCAGATTGGCACCGGCAAGTTTGGTGTGCGCAAGCCCAAAGGCGGCTTCGATGAAGACAAGCTGCGCGCAGTTGCTGCTCATGATGCTGTAAGGATGTTTGAAATCAAACTCAGCCAGGGGGCCAAACCCGGCAAAGGCGGCATTTTACCCGGCGCCAAGGTCACCAAGGACATCGCAACAATCCGCGGACTGGACGTTGGCAAAGACGCAATCAGCCCCAACCGCCACCCCGAGATTAACAGCGTTGATGATCTGCTGGACATGATCAGCTATGTGCGGAACGTCACTGGAAAACCGGTTGGTTTTAAGGCGGTGATCGGTGCCTACGGGTTCTTCGACAGTCTGTGCAAAGAGATCATGCTTCGCGGGCCCAAAAGCGCTCCGGACTTTGTGACCATCGACAGCGCAGACGGCGGCACCGGGGCCGCCCCGATGAGCCTGATTGATAATATGGGCATGCCGTTGCGCGAAAGCCTGCCTTTGGCGGTTGATATTCTCACGAAATATGGCCTGCGGGACCGGGTAAAAATCTGCGCCAGCGGCAAACTGATCAATCCGTCCGAAGTGGCCTGGGCCTTTTGCGCAGGCGCCGATTTTGTGAAATCAGCACGGGGATTCATGTTTGCTCTGGGCTGCATTCAGGCGCTGCAGTGCAACAAAAACACCTGCCCAACCGGGATCACGACCCACAACTCCAAGTTGCAGTTTGGCCTTGATCCGACCAGCAAATCAGAGCGTGTTGCGAATTATGCCAAGAATATGAAAAAAGAGATCAGCGTCATTGCCCATAGTTGCGGCGTCGCAGAGCCCCGGTTGCTGAAACGGTATCACGCGCGCATTGTGTTGGATAATGGGCGCTCGGTTTCAATGGATGAGCTGTTTCAAGAACCGGAACGGGTGCAGGCTGCGGAATAA
- a CDS encoding acetolactate synthase large subunit, whose amino-acid sequence MSDSQNSATSFTKASDLLVAALEAEGVEYIFAVPGEENLDVLESLRTSSIELVLTRHEQGAAFMAATYGRLTGKAGVCMATLGPGATNLATPAAYAHLGGMPLIMITGQKPIKKSKQGQFQIIDVVGLFAPICKMSKQIVHGNTVPSLIREAFRTAQEERPGAVLLELPEDIAAEDTDEKVLQPHPRHYAVAGDTVLNEAADLIRSAKMPLLLLGAGANRKHTRRALSQFVKDTQIPFFNTQMGKGVVDERSELCLGTAALSDGDYLHCAIGRADLIINVGHDVVEKPPFFMEEGGTKVIHVNYKAAQVDQVYFPQAEVVGDLAQSIERLGEILGGPLEFDRGYFLRIKQETDLHTSEGSDDTRFPVIPQRFVADTRKVMGDCDIIALDNGIYKIWYARNYKAYQPNTVLLDNALATMGAGLPSAMMAAKLYPERRVMAICGDGGFMMNSQELETAVRLGLNLVVTVLNDSSYGMIRWKQSHAGFADWGLEFNNPDFVQYANSYGATGHRIERTEDLAATFEAAFAAGGVHLIDVPVDYSENQRVLIDELAAKACLI is encoded by the coding sequence ATGTCAGACTCGCAAAATAGCGCAACATCCTTCACCAAAGCTTCAGACCTGCTTGTCGCAGCCCTGGAAGCCGAGGGCGTCGAATATATCTTTGCCGTCCCCGGTGAAGAAAACCTGGATGTTCTGGAGTCTCTGAGAACGTCTTCTATCGAATTGGTGCTGACCCGCCATGAACAAGGTGCAGCCTTTATGGCCGCCACATATGGCCGCCTGACAGGCAAGGCAGGGGTCTGCATGGCGACGCTTGGGCCGGGTGCCACGAATTTGGCCACCCCGGCCGCCTATGCGCATCTTGGCGGTATGCCACTGATTATGATTACCGGTCAGAAACCGATCAAGAAGTCAAAGCAAGGGCAGTTCCAAATCATTGATGTCGTGGGTCTGTTTGCTCCGATCTGTAAAATGTCCAAGCAAATTGTGCACGGCAACACCGTTCCATCGCTGATCCGCGAAGCGTTTAGGACAGCGCAGGAAGAGCGCCCCGGCGCGGTCCTTTTGGAACTGCCCGAGGATATCGCCGCAGAAGACACCGATGAAAAAGTGCTGCAGCCTCACCCGCGCCATTATGCCGTGGCGGGAGATACGGTGCTGAATGAAGCGGCTGACCTGATCCGGTCCGCTAAAATGCCGCTGTTGCTATTGGGTGCGGGCGCTAACCGCAAACATACGCGGCGTGCACTCAGCCAGTTTGTAAAAGACACGCAGATCCCGTTTTTCAATACACAGATGGGTAAGGGTGTGGTGGATGAACGATCTGAACTCTGCCTTGGAACTGCGGCTTTGTCTGACGGTGATTACCTGCATTGTGCCATTGGCAGGGCAGATCTTATCATCAATGTCGGGCACGATGTCGTCGAGAAACCACCCTTCTTCATGGAAGAGGGCGGCACCAAAGTCATTCATGTGAACTATAAAGCGGCGCAGGTTGATCAAGTGTATTTTCCGCAGGCCGAAGTGGTCGGTGATCTGGCGCAATCCATTGAGCGACTTGGGGAAATCCTGGGCGGTCCGCTGGAATTTGATCGCGGCTATTTCCTTCGCATCAAACAGGAAACTGACCTGCATACGTCAGAAGGGTCTGATGATACCCGTTTTCCAGTCATCCCGCAGCGGTTTGTGGCGGATACCCGCAAGGTGATGGGAGACTGCGATATCATCGCGCTCGACAATGGGATCTACAAGATCTGGTATGCCCGTAATTACAAGGCTTATCAGCCCAATACTGTCCTGCTCGACAATGCCTTGGCTACGATGGGGGCAGGACTGCCATCCGCAATGATGGCCGCCAAATTGTACCCTGAGCGCCGTGTCATGGCGATCTGCGGTGATGGCGGGTTCATGATGAACAGCCAGGAGCTGGAAACGGCTGTGCGGTTGGGACTCAATCTTGTGGTGACGGTGCTGAATGACAGTTCGTACGGTATGATCCGGTGGAAGCAGTCGCATGCCGGCTTTGCGGATTGGGGGCTTGAGTTCAACAATCCGGATTTTGTTCAATACGCGAACAGCTATGGCGCCACGGGCCACAGAATTGAACGTACAGAAGATCTGGCAGCCACCTTTGAAGCAGCCTTTGCTGCGGGCGGTGTGCATCTGATTGATGTGCCTGTCGACTACAGCGAAAACCAGCGCGTCCTGATTGACGAGCTGGCGGCGAAGGCGTGCCTGATATGA
- a CDS encoding aldehyde dehydrogenase family protein, translating to MSRTLDVVNPYSLERIGSVETRSWLDIDTMLGVAHGLFRNRDSWLPAFKRIDVLKKTATLMAQRFEELALLIASEGGKPLVDARVEVKRAIDGVELCVHEIGQMAGKEIPMDLTEAGSGRIAFTQREPIGVVVAASAFNHPLNLIVHQVAPAVAAGCPVLVKPALDTPLSCRTFVGMLHEAGLPKEWCHFAACENDVAETMITDPRVGFFSFIGSARVGWMLRSKLAPGTRCALEHGGAAPVIVDENADIDAMIPSLVKGGFYHSGQVCVSVQRVFAPQAIADDVAQKLAEAASALKVGDATNPSVDCGPLIRPAEVDRVAQWVDEAVQGGARLLAGGKRLGETTYAPTVLLNPPQDARVSMMEIFGPVVCIYSYDTMEAAFQAANDLPFAFQAAVFTKSLDVAMEAVQRLDATAVMVNDHSAFRVDWMPFAGRRQSGYNTGGIGYTIHDMTQDKMAVIKL from the coding sequence ATGAGCAGAACACTAGACGTCGTCAACCCATACAGCCTGGAGCGTATCGGCAGCGTTGAAACGCGCTCGTGGTTGGATATCGACACCATGCTTGGGGTGGCTCATGGCCTTTTTCGGAACCGGGATAGCTGGCTGCCTGCCTTTAAAAGGATCGATGTCCTGAAAAAAACGGCCACACTGATGGCGCAACGGTTTGAAGAGCTGGCCCTGCTGATCGCAAGCGAGGGTGGTAAGCCGCTGGTTGATGCGCGCGTTGAAGTGAAGCGTGCCATCGACGGGGTTGAACTTTGTGTTCATGAGATCGGTCAGATGGCGGGGAAGGAAATTCCCATGGATCTCACCGAGGCTGGATCAGGCCGTATCGCCTTTACACAGCGTGAACCGATTGGCGTTGTGGTGGCGGCAAGCGCCTTTAATCACCCCCTGAACCTGATTGTGCATCAGGTTGCCCCGGCCGTGGCTGCTGGATGTCCGGTGCTTGTCAAACCTGCCCTGGACACACCGCTGTCTTGCAGGACCTTTGTTGGCATGTTGCATGAAGCTGGCCTGCCAAAGGAATGGTGCCATTTTGCCGCTTGTGAAAACGATGTGGCCGAGACGATGATTACCGATCCCCGCGTTGGCTTCTTTTCCTTTATCGGGTCGGCCCGGGTTGGCTGGATGCTGCGTTCAAAACTAGCGCCGGGCACCCGTTGCGCGCTGGAACATGGCGGAGCCGCGCCGGTTATCGTCGATGAAAACGCAGATATTGACGCGATGATCCCCTCACTTGTCAAAGGCGGTTTTTATCACTCCGGACAGGTCTGCGTATCCGTCCAGCGGGTTTTTGCGCCCCAAGCCATTGCCGACGATGTCGCACAGAAACTTGCAGAGGCTGCCAGCGCACTGAAAGTTGGTGATGCGACCAACCCGTCTGTAGACTGCGGCCCGTTGATCAGACCTGCAGAGGTTGATCGCGTCGCGCAGTGGGTGGACGAAGCCGTTCAGGGCGGGGCTAGGCTGCTGGCGGGTGGTAAACGGCTGGGCGAGACGACTTACGCGCCCACAGTTCTGTTGAACCCGCCCCAGGACGCCCGCGTTTCAATGATGGAGATCTTCGGACCGGTTGTCTGCATCTATAGCTACGACACCATGGAGGCTGCATTTCAGGCCGCGAATGACCTGCCTTTTGCTTTTCAAGCCGCAGTGTTCACCAAGTCTCTTGACGTTGCAATGGAGGCCGTGCAGCGCCTGGATGCTACGGCGGTCATGGTCAATGATCACAGTGCATTTCGGGTGGATTGGATGCCTTTTGCGGGCCGTCGCCAGTCAGGCTACAATACCGGAGGTATCGGCTATACAATACACGACATGACGCAGGACAAGATGGCTGTGATCAAATTGTGA
- a CDS encoding mandelate racemase/muconate lactonizing enzyme family protein → MSTPYSASGAVPVSYARGKEDTGPRIRRIETFSTPLIGFVRVTAEDGSTGWGQVSTYNSDLTCEILHRQVAPWALGRGMDALEQVITEIPLREHKFPGTYLRRAMAGFDTAVWDWRGKAAGKPVAELLGGSAGPVRAYASSMRRDITPEDEAARLINLRDRYGFDAFKVRVGAECGQDRDEWPGRTEAIIPAIRKAMGSDAALLVDGNSGFSPVRAIEVGRMLENNGYEHFEEPCPYWELEQTAEVTRTLAIDVSGGEQDWDLQQWKRIIAMRAVDIIQPDILYVGGMARSMEVAQMGHAAGLSCTPHCANLSLVTLFTMHLLRAVPNAGRYLEFSIEGDDYYPWQRDLFLNDPYTITDGKAFVSEAPGWGVEINPEWLATSTYKCSDNT, encoded by the coding sequence ATGAGCACCCCATATTCCGCGTCCGGCGCAGTGCCGGTCAGCTATGCTCGCGGCAAGGAAGACACTGGTCCACGGATCCGCAGGATTGAAACTTTCAGCACCCCCTTGATTGGTTTTGTTCGCGTCACCGCCGAGGACGGCTCCACTGGCTGGGGGCAGGTCTCGACCTATAACAGCGACCTCACCTGTGAGATCCTGCATCGTCAGGTTGCCCCCTGGGCGCTGGGGCGCGGTATGGATGCCCTGGAACAGGTAATCACAGAGATCCCATTGCGCGAACATAAGTTTCCAGGCACTTACCTGCGCCGTGCCATGGCCGGATTTGACACCGCCGTCTGGGACTGGCGTGGCAAGGCAGCGGGCAAACCTGTCGCAGAACTCCTGGGCGGCTCTGCGGGTCCGGTCCGTGCCTATGCCTCTTCAATGCGGCGCGACATCACTCCGGAAGATGAAGCGGCGCGTCTGATCAATCTGCGTGACAGATACGGGTTTGATGCGTTCAAAGTCCGTGTCGGCGCAGAATGCGGCCAAGACCGCGACGAATGGCCGGGGCGAACCGAAGCCATCATCCCCGCTATCCGAAAGGCCATGGGGTCGGATGCGGCGCTTTTGGTTGACGGCAACTCCGGTTTCAGCCCCGTCCGTGCGATAGAGGTGGGCCGGATGCTCGAGAACAACGGCTATGAACATTTCGAGGAGCCATGCCCGTATTGGGAACTAGAGCAGACCGCTGAGGTGACGCGAACCCTTGCCATCGATGTTTCTGGCGGCGAGCAAGACTGGGACTTGCAGCAGTGGAAACGGATCATCGCGATGCGCGCCGTGGACATTATTCAGCCCGACATCCTCTATGTGGGTGGCATGGCGCGCAGCATGGAGGTCGCCCAGATGGGCCATGCGGCTGGTCTGAGCTGCACTCCGCATTGTGCCAACCTTTCGCTTGTTACGCTTTTCACCATGCACCTGCTGCGCGCTGTTCCCAACGCAGGTCGATATCTCGAATTTTCGATCGAGGGTGACGACTACTACCCCTGGCAGCGCGATCTATTCTTGAACGATCCCTATACGATCACTGACGGCAAAGCTTTTGTTTCCGAAGCACCGGGCTGGGGGGTGGAGATCAATCCCGAATGGCTTGCGACGTCCACCTACAAATGCAGCGACAACACCTGA
- a CDS encoding GMC family oxidoreductase, with amino-acid sequence MADYDYIIIGAGSAGCVLAERLSASQRHKVLVLEAGGRGRSPWISLPLGYGKSFHDPKVNWKYDTVAEEALAGRKGYWPRGKVVGGSGAINALVYARGLPKDFDDWAAAGATGWNWAAALETYEALETQIKPDGSRRGTGPLHVQDVSDQIHPSNRHFFAATQELGLPATDDINGLDNEGATAYQINTSGGRRMHSARAFLAPALKRPNVTLLTGALVENLGIEAGKATSVQVRHKGRLIQYTAGREIILSAGTVTSPRILQLSGIGPVGLLKSHGITPILDNPNVGGHLQDHLGINYYFRATEPTLNNVLRPFHGKLRAALQYAMTRRGPLSLSVNQCGGYFRSTTEIEYPDQQLYFNPVTYTTTSNGKRTVVQPDPFPGFILGFQPSRPTSRGRIDISAQDPEAPPLIHPNSLSSDEDQRQVMAGGKLCQQLIATNALGRLVENAMDPDLRSMSPKEILTDFRERCGTVFHPVGTCRMGEDTSDSVVCPRLKVHGVAGLRVVDASVFPNITSGNTNAPTMMLAHRAAGLILEDAS; translated from the coding sequence ATGGCAGACTATGATTACATCATTATCGGTGCGGGCTCAGCTGGTTGTGTGCTGGCAGAGCGGTTAAGCGCATCGCAGCGGCACAAAGTCCTTGTGCTCGAGGCCGGAGGTCGCGGCAGGTCGCCGTGGATTTCGCTGCCTCTTGGATATGGCAAATCTTTCCATGACCCCAAGGTGAACTGGAAATACGACACCGTAGCTGAGGAAGCACTGGCTGGCCGAAAGGGTTATTGGCCCCGGGGCAAGGTCGTTGGTGGGTCCGGCGCCATCAACGCGCTGGTCTATGCACGCGGACTGCCGAAAGACTTTGATGATTGGGCGGCGGCTGGTGCGACCGGCTGGAACTGGGCGGCGGCGCTGGAAACTTATGAGGCGCTGGAAACTCAAATCAAGCCGGACGGCAGCCGACGGGGCACGGGGCCACTGCACGTGCAGGATGTATCGGACCAGATCCATCCCTCAAATCGGCATTTCTTTGCCGCAACACAAGAACTAGGTCTGCCTGCTACCGACGATATCAATGGCTTGGACAATGAAGGCGCTACAGCTTACCAGATCAACACCAGCGGCGGGCGGCGCATGCATTCAGCGCGTGCCTTTTTGGCACCAGCCCTAAAGCGGCCGAATGTCACCCTTTTGACCGGCGCGTTGGTTGAGAACCTCGGGATCGAGGCAGGCAAAGCCACCTCGGTGCAGGTTCGGCACAAGGGGCGCCTTATACAGTACACGGCTGGGCGAGAGATCATTCTTTCAGCAGGCACCGTGACGTCGCCGCGAATTCTTCAACTGTCGGGCATCGGCCCAGTGGGGCTGCTGAAATCTCATGGGATCACGCCGATCCTGGATAATCCGAATGTGGGTGGCCACCTGCAGGATCACCTGGGTATAAACTATTACTTCCGCGCGACAGAGCCGACATTGAACAACGTATTAAGGCCCTTCCACGGCAAGCTGCGCGCAGCTTTGCAGTATGCCATGACAAGACGCGGGCCGCTGTCGCTTTCGGTGAACCAATGTGGCGGTTATTTCAGGTCGACAACAGAGATCGAGTACCCTGATCAACAGCTCTATTTCAATCCGGTCACTTACACCACAACCTCGAACGGCAAACGCACCGTGGTACAGCCGGACCCTTTCCCTGGTTTCATCTTGGGTTTTCAGCCGTCGCGACCCACCAGCCGAGGACGGATCGATATCAGCGCCCAAGACCCTGAGGCACCGCCACTGATCCATCCCAATTCTTTGTCATCTGATGAGGACCAAAGGCAGGTCATGGCCGGCGGTAAGCTGTGTCAGCAGCTGATCGCGACCAACGCTCTGGGGCGGCTGGTGGAAAACGCCATGGACCCCGACTTGCGCAGTATGTCACCAAAGGAAATCCTTACGGACTTCCGGGAACGTTGTGGCACTGTTTTTCATCCTGTTGGGACTTGCCGAATGGGTGAAGATACCAGTGACTCGGTGGTCTGTCCCCGACTGAAGGTGCACGGCGTGGCAGGGCTTAGGGTCGTGGATGCATCAGTGTTTCCCAATATTACCTCGGGTAATACCAATGCCCCAACCATGATGCTGGCCCATCGGGCGGCCGGCTTAATTCTGGAGGACGCATCATGA
- a CDS encoding helix-turn-helix transcriptional regulator produces MNMALLVLRDPRRPVETQNEVLCRLFGLTPSQSRMAGFMVQGLSVREAAGQAGITEASARQYLRIVFQKMNVTRQSEMVLKALEIPAPRKPVASMPRS; encoded by the coding sequence ATGAATATGGCGCTTCTGGTTCTGCGTGATCCGCGGCGGCCAGTTGAAACACAAAATGAAGTGCTGTGCCGATTGTTTGGGTTGACGCCTAGCCAGTCACGCATGGCTGGATTTATGGTCCAAGGATTGTCTGTACGCGAAGCCGCGGGCCAGGCGGGAATAACAGAAGCCAGTGCGCGGCAATATTTGAGAATTGTGTTCCAAAAAATGAATGTCACCCGGCAGAGTGAAATGGTTTTGAAAGCGCTTGAGATTCCGGCTCCGCGTAAACCGGTAGCGTCCATGCCACGTAGCTAG